A part of Hydrogenobacter sp. T-8 genomic DNA contains:
- a CDS encoding RNA-guided endonuclease TnpB family protein, producing MLLDSKCALLEKPKKAKAFDLWIRLSTHERRKPIYLPVGLHEYFKERGGKLTSMVQISEDGTLRLVKEIERKDIVFSGDIALDFGMECLFVSDRGDLFGRGFYLRVKEYADRIDRIQREMQRAGKKPTESKRYVRLQSKLSGYVKSEVRRIINRVIYLYKPQRLVLEDLRGFLQRVINNFPKSVKRVLIRFGLGEIRRKLRDISEEYGIEVVYINPAYSSQACSNCGYVDKDNRRTRSEFECKLCGKRLHADVNASRNLLSRAKWSLHLRRMEQALIKQVELFSRNLFDERHKCLWSKATPVD from the coding sequence ATGCTTTTAGACAGTAAATGTGCCTTACTGGAAAAGCCAAAGAAAGCCAAAGCCTTTGACCTATGGATAAGGCTATCTACACATGAAAGGAGAAAGCCCATATACTTGCCTGTAGGACTTCATGAATACTTCAAAGAAAGAGGTGGAAAGCTAACAAGCATGGTTCAGATATCTGAGGATGGCACATTAAGACTTGTGAAGGAGATAGAAAGAAAAGACATAGTTTTCAGTGGAGATATAGCCCTTGACTTTGGGATGGAGTGTCTTTTTGTTTCAGACAGAGGAGACCTCTTTGGTAGAGGCTTTTATCTCAGGGTAAAAGAGTATGCAGATAGAATAGACAGGATACAGAGGGAGATGCAAAGAGCAGGTAAAAAGCCAACAGAAAGCAAGAGGTATGTAAGACTTCAAAGCAAGCTAAGTGGATATGTGAAGAGTGAAGTCAGAAGGATAATAAACAGGGTGATATACCTATACAAGCCACAAAGACTTGTGCTTGAAGACCTTAGAGGATTTTTGCAAAGGGTAATAAACAACTTTCCAAAATCAGTAAAGAGGGTGCTTATAAGGTTCGGGCTTGGGGAGATAAGGAGGAAGTTAAGAGACATAAGCGAGGAATATGGCATAGAGGTAGTGTATATAAATCCTGCCTATAGTTCACAAGCATGTAGCAACTGTGGATATGTGGACAAAGACAACAGAAGGACAAGGAGTGAGTTTGAGTGCAAGCTATGTGGCAAAAGACTTCATGCGGATGTGAACGCAAGCAGGAACCTGCTTAGCCGTGCTAAGTGGAGCTTGCATTTACGTCGTATGGAGCAAGCCCTTATCAAGCAGGTAGAATTATTCTCACGAAACCTGTTTGATGAGCGGCATAAGTGTCTTTGGAGTAAGGCTACTCCTGTTGATTGA